The genomic stretch TGCGGCTGACCCCGCCGAGCTCGGCCGCGATCTCGCTCGCGGTGGAGCCGCCTTCCCACATCTTCTTGAGCGTTGCGATGCGCTCGTCCGTCCAGCCCATATGTACTACCTGTTCCTGTGTCCGGCGCGTGCCGTAAAGTGCTGATGCTTGTCAGAGCGTTCCATGCAGCCTAGGCACCTGCGCCATGGCCGAACGCGCTCCTTCAGCAAACCCTTTGCACGACGCTGCTCCCGTGACTGAAATGACGCCTGATGACAAGACCGGCGGGAGCATCCGGTTTGCCCCGCGCGGCGTGCCCGTGATCATCGGGGTCAATCGCGTGGGGCTCTTCGCCCTCTATATGAAGGAGGTGCGCCGGTTTCTCAAGGTCCAGACGCAGACGATCTGGGCTCCGGCCTTTACCACACTGCTGTTTCTGGTGATTTTCACGGTCGCATTGGGCCGCCAAGGGCGCGAAGTGCTGGGCGTGCCCTTTGCCAGCTTCGTGGCGCCGGGTCTGATCGTGATGGCGATGATGCAGAACGCCTTTGCCAATTCCAGCTTCTCGCTGCTGTCGGGCAAGATGCAGGGGACGATCATCGACCTGCTGATGCCGCCCCTGTCGCCCGGCGAGTTGATGGCGGGCATTCTCGCCGCGGCCGTCACCCGCGCGATTGCGGTGGGGCTGGCTGTGGCATTGGCGATTGGGCTGTGGCCCGGTGTTTCGCTCGCGATGACGCACCCCTGGGCGGTCGTGTGGTTCGGCCTGATGGGCTCGCTCTTGCTGGCGACGCTCGGCCTTGCGACCTCGATCTGGGCCGAGAAGTTCGATCACAACGCCGCCGTCACCAACTTCATCATCGCACCGCTCTCGCTGCTGTCGGGCACGTTCTACGTGATCGAGAACCTCGATCCCGTGTTCCAGTGGGTGAGCCGGTTGAACCCGTTCTTCTACGTGATATCGGGCTTCCGCTATGGCTTCCTCGGGGCGAGCGACATGGGGCCTGGCACTGTCCTGATGGCGGCAGCAGTGGGTCTGCTGGTGCTGAACGCGGTATTGGCGGCAGGCGTCTATGCGCTGCTGCGATCGGGCTGGAAGCTCAAGAGTTGAGCGGGCTGGCCTGCCCCTTGGCCATCGCCGAGGTGGCGGTGGTGCTGACAGAAATGCGGTTCAGCGCGTCCTGCGCGCCCATCACATCGGCCACATTCCCGATTGCGAAGTAGTCGGTCTGCCGATCGCCGTCGCTATCCCTGCCGATCTTCACCGCCAGTTGCAGCCGGCCGCTCCCGTCGCGCTTTTCGAAGCGCTGGATCAAGCCAATGCGGTCGGCCGGCACGGTCTCCACCGCCAACTCGCGGCCCATGCTGAGCTTCATCGCGCGCTCGTTCGTCACCACGTAGAGCACCCGCCCTTTCTGGAACAGCGGCACAAAAGGACGAGCCATCATGGCAAGGCCGATCGCGATGAAGGGCAGGCCGAACAGCGGAAAGGCCCAGCCAATCCAGCCCGGCCCATCATCGCCCGAAATGGCGATCGCGCCGGTGGCAAGCACAGTCCACATCACCGAAAAAGCCGTCCAAGGGATTGCGAAGATGTAGATTCCGAAGCTGAGCGGTTCCAGCCGGCCTAACTGCCAGCCATGCCACACGACGGTCTCGCTGGCGCGAAGCTCACGCTCAAGTGCCAGCCGCAGCCGCGACATGATGGGGTTATCTTGGCTCAGGCCCGTCTTTTCCGACATGGCCTCAACTTATCCCAAAAGGATTGTCAATGAGTTAGCGAGGCCCGCATCCGGTACCGGCCGTCCTTGAACCTCTCGAACAGCTGGCGCACCGTCGGATGATCGACCGGCCCGCCATCAGAGTCCGCGATGAGATTGCCCTGGCTAACATAGGCCACATAAGACGAATCATCATTCTCCGCGAGCAGGTGATAAAACGGCTGGTCGCGCCGGGGGCGGATGTCTTCGGGGATCGATTGGTACCATTCTTCCGAATTGGCGAAGACCGGGTCGATGTCGAACACAACACCGCGAAAGGCGAACAGGCGGTGGCGGACCACATCGCCGATGCCGAAGCGGGCACGGGTCTGGCGCGGCGCGATGATGGTGCGCCCGGCCTGGCTCGAGAAGAACTCTGCACGTTCCATGTCTGACAATATGGACCTTTGCGATCGCAAAACAAGCACCGGTTTTGTGCAGCTGCGAGATATGCCCGCATTTTGTGCACCCTCGGGTCTTGGCAAGGCCCGCGCCTTGGGCTAACGGGCGCGCTCCCTGTCGCCAGCCGTCCCGACCAGACGGCCTCAAGCATCGCGGCAGGCCTCGCGGAGAGGTGGCAGAGTGGTCGAATGCGCCGCACTCGAAATGCGGTTTACCGGCGACGGTAACGTGGGTTCGAATCCCACCCTCTCCGCCACGAACCCCCAGCACTAGTCTCCGCTCCGCAGTGAGCGCACGAGACCCGCGCAAATCCGCGGCTTGCGGGCGGCAATCCGTCACTGCCCTCCTTGAAACCGGCGAATACGGGCGTCTTCCAACGCGTTTTGCGCCGCCAGTCTCCGCGCCAATTGTGCTCGGTGCGGTTTCCCTGCCGTGCAGGGAATTAGCAGGGAAATTTGTGAGAAAAGCGCCGAATCCAGCAATTTTGATGGAAACCGCATCATCAAGAGTGCCGTATATCGAGGGAGTTAGGCGTGATTTGGAACTCAAATTCCCTGTAAATTCTGGCAGGGAATTTTCCCGCTCTCGGCACGGATTTTTTCCACGCGCTGCAGTGAAACCTTGGCGCGCGATTCAGCGGCGCGCAGGCCAGCCCAAAACCTCGCGCTGGCGATGCCAGCACAGCGGAATCTTCGTGTGGCGCAGCTCTTCGAGGGTAAGCTTCGGTGGCTGCCGGCCTGCCAGGATATCGCTCTGGATGTCCGGTGCGAGAAAGGCGAATGAGAGGGTCTTTCGTTTATAGTGCGAGCGCGGCGAGGTCTCGACGATAGGGAGCCCGCGATGGTGTTCGATCATGGTGTGCGCCATGCGAAGTGCATTGATGAGTGAGCGGTCTGGCTTTGATGTGCGCGAGCCGAGCGCGACGCTCTTCCTGCCGCCGCGCACCGGCAGGGTCAGTGGTATGGCGATACGACAGGACTGCTTGGCCGAGTGCATCAACCGCTCGCCATCGTCCAGCCGGGTTTCGATGTCGGCAGCAAGCTGTCCCGGCAGATCGATGAGGATCTCATGTTCGCGAAGGCGGATCGCGATAGGCAGATCGAGCGGTGCGCCTGCATGCGGCAACCACCGGGAGACAACTTCGCTTACCAACTTCTCGAACGCTGTGGCCGGCAGCCGCATGACCCAGTCAGCGCATCTGCCACCCTGTTGGAGCGAGGCCGACACGTAGTAGCGATAAAGCCGTCTGCTACGGCCGTGCGAGAACGTGGGGGTCATCAGCTCGTCCATCGCATCAAACAGTCGTCCGGTTAGCATGGCCTTGGCGGCGCGCTGCTCGCCTGCCGCCGTGTGCCTGCGGGCTTGCGAGCTGAGCCGTTGCTGGACCTCATCGAACAGCCTCTGCTCGATTATTGCAGCATGGCTGCCTTCGTGGACCAGATCCTTGTGCGGAATGCGGCCGACATAGATCTGGCTGCGCAGTATGTGGAACAGAGCCCCCCTGCTGAACGGGAGACCGCCCGAGGTCTTGCCCGAGCCGGTGACACGCAGCTTTGAGACGATCCCTTGCGCAGTCAGTTCGCGCTGGAGTGCATGCACTGAGCCGAGTTCGAGATAGCGGGTAAAGATGTGCCGGACTGTCAGCGCCTCAGCCTGGTTGACCTCCAGGATGCGCGTTCCGGAAGCTGGCAGATCATAGCCAAGCGGCACATTGCCGCCCATCCACATGCCCTTGGCCTTGGAAGCGGCGATCTTGTCGCGGATGCGCTCGCCGGTCACCTCGCGCTCGAACTGCGCGAACGACAGCAACACGTTGAGGGTCAGCCGGCCCATGCTGTTGGTTGTGTTGAACGATTGGGTGACGCTGACAA from uncultured Erythrobacter sp. encodes the following:
- the hspQ gene encoding heat shock protein HspQ; amino-acid sequence: MERAEFFSSQAGRTIIAPRQTRARFGIGDVVRHRLFAFRGVVFDIDPVFANSEEWYQSIPEDIRPRRDQPFYHLLAENDDSSYVAYVSQGNLIADSDGGPVDHPTVRQLFERFKDGRYRMRASLTH
- a CDS encoding ABC transporter permease — encoded protein: MTPDDKTGGSIRFAPRGVPVIIGVNRVGLFALYMKEVRRFLKVQTQTIWAPAFTTLLFLVIFTVALGRQGREVLGVPFASFVAPGLIVMAMMQNAFANSSFSLLSGKMQGTIIDLLMPPLSPGELMAGILAAAVTRAIAVGLAVALAIGLWPGVSLAMTHPWAVVWFGLMGSLLLATLGLATSIWAEKFDHNAAVTNFIIAPLSLLSGTFYVIENLDPVFQWVSRLNPFFYVISGFRYGFLGASDMGPGTVLMAAAVGLLVLNAVLAAGVYALLRSGWKLKS
- a CDS encoding recombinase family protein, whose amino-acid sequence is MSRKTIRCAIYTRKSSDEGLDQSFNSLDAQREAGEAYVKSQAHEGWKCLPALYDDGGFSGGTMERPALKRLLADVDAGLIDVVVVYKIDRLTRALTDFARIVERFDAREVSFVSVTQSFNTTNSMGRLTLNVLLSFAQFEREVTGERIRDKIAASKAKGMWMGGNVPLGYDLPASGTRILEVNQAEALTVRHIFTRYLELGSVHALQRELTAQGIVSKLRVTGSGKTSGGLPFSRGALFHILRSQIYVGRIPHKDLVHEGSHAAIIEQRLFDEVQQRLSSQARRHTAAGEQRAAKAMLTGRLFDAMDELMTPTFSHGRSRRLYRYYVSASLQQGGRCADWVMRLPATAFEKLVSEVVSRWLPHAGAPLDLPIAIRLREHEILIDLPGQLAADIETRLDDGERLMHSAKQSCRIAIPLTLPVRGGRKSVALGSRTSKPDRSLINALRMAHTMIEHHRGLPIVETSPRSHYKRKTLSFAFLAPDIQSDILAGRQPPKLTLEELRHTKIPLCWHRQREVLGWPARR